CTGAAGCATGTATGTAACATTACATACTAATAAATTAGATGgataaatttctattaatcAAGCTCGCTACTTTCGAATAGCTGGCGAGAAGTGGAAGGAGTTTGGTTAGCTTGCGCTGCATCGTCGTCACTTTCATCATCTAGACCCCCTAAAAAACACACGCTCAAATCCAAAAACTTGCCCAATAACATCTACATTTACCTAAAAAACTGTCTATGATATTCCCAAACAATCCTCCACGCTTCTTCTCTTCAGGTGGCTTGACCCCGAAAAATAGCTGTCCTATTTTATCCAAATACTGTACGTAACACGGATCCCGCTGTATAGACTTTTGATACTGTTCGCAAAGGACGGCGaaagtttgtaattttttgctaaaattctTCGTGCAACCTTAACTTCCCTAATCAAAATGAACTCACGTTTCTACGGCTTGCAGCAAAAACCAAAGAAAGTTCAATAATGGCAATAAATAGGGTGGTCCAGTCTTGCGAATCCTTGGATGGTTTTCCGTGTAAGTGGTAAAAGTTTGACTGGCCGTAATTAGGTTGCGTAGGCACAAAAATTGCAGAACCGCCTGAGCGATGAATAAGTCTACTTCACTTTTGAAACCTTTAGCCATTTGAAACTCAATTAGCAGATTAGCGCAGCCTTTGCCGTCTTGGGAATGGATGTAGTGATGTCTGGCTTGGGGGTAGTTTAGCTCTTCCCAATATATCTTGGCTATGTCCTGggtggttaaaaaaaaaacagaaaatattagGATAAAACTTATGTTCAATGcaaaagaaaagttattgGCAAATTCACTTTTGTTACTCGACGGGCATGATTCGAGGGTTAaattatagatattttaataaatatattttataagtaGCATTCAGGAGATTCCTATAAGTATAAATGTGAAGGCAAAATGGACTGGAACATTTCTTTGATACACTTAAGACATATACAGTGTTatactaaaaattgtttttcattcaGACATTTAGTTCGATATgtgcttttaaatttgataaaaaaaacacatataatcaaataatctcatacgtaaatattttatttcttgtcAATCAATCAGAAATTAGAAAAGAAAGGCTGCATTACAGCCCACAGGAATAAAATAGACAAACCTAATGGACCAGGGAAATATGtaatatcagttttttttgcaaagtgTTCAAAACTATTGTCAACCATTATACTAGTTAAAAAACTAAGCTATTATAGATTGTCAAATGAAGTGTTATGTTAAGCGTAGATGACGAAAGAAGTTCtcattaaattgaatttttcgtgAAAAATCCTTTTATCTTCTTGTAGCAGTGACTTTATTGCTccgaatattgaaaattatcaaaaatttctgtAAGACACATCTGTGTAACTATTGTAAGTTCATTTTGGAGTCTTCAATCATCTTTACCCTGCAAAATTCACATCCATACGTGTACTCACTACAGGTAACATTTGACACGCGCATATTGTAATTACAAATTCCATCTTGCTTAAATATCTTCTTTGTTGGTCTTTATACTTTTTGAAGAGAATTGGCTCTTTTACTTTTGCTAATTATTGCTGGTCATCTCAAATTTCTGccacaaatatttatatttctaattttgcaGGAACTTCTAATAATACCCCGGTGGGTGGCAAGAATCAATTAAGGGCATCTGCTTTCTTATTCATAGATTTTCAGAAGTCATGTTGACCAATTATACTTAGGCATTCCTCTTCCTGGTACAGCATGAAGAGTCGGTATTTTGATATTagcaacaaaaatacaaatgattTCAAACATCATGAAAGTCCAATTGATGATGAGTTGAGACATTAACACGTCTTATAACCCAAATAAGCTCACctgaatataaatttgtcaGTAAAATGTGctagataaattaaattataattttgtagGTGCAACAGATTAAATAACATCAAAAACGGaattacaaaactttttaaaacatattacaCAAGAATAATGTTTAGGTGGATTTCCAAAATTCTTGGAGTAGCATTAAAAgcactttttttcataaaaattatagatcGTCCGAACATTTAGTTGTTAGGGCTCCCATACCTACCTAATGTAAATTGGGATTTCCTTAGGTGATGCCTTGTG
This DNA window, taken from Euwallacea similis isolate ESF13 chromosome 5, ESF131.1, whole genome shotgun sequence, encodes the following:
- the LOC136408967 gene encoding Golgi to ER traffic protein 4 homolog, which codes for MATQGSRGVSRVLEKLENSIKNGQYYEAHQMYRTLYFRYLNQKKYTELKSMLYQGAMLFLEADQKSSGSDLALLLVDVLNKSEDVDCDSWSTKLSTIFAKIGSDHSSERETFLVQAVKWSAQGTTQGNPNLHQDIAKIYWEELNYPQARHHYIHSQDGKGCANLLIEFQMAKGFKSEVDLFIAQAVLQFLCLRNLITASQTFTTYTENHPRIRKTGPPYLLPLLNFLWFLLQAVETKKLQTFAVLCEQYQKSIQRDPCYVQYLDKIGQLFFGVKPPEEKKRGGLFGNIIDSFLGGLDDESDDDAAQANQTPSTSRQLFESSELD